A genomic segment from Schistocerca piceifrons isolate TAMUIC-IGC-003096 chromosome 4, iqSchPice1.1, whole genome shotgun sequence encodes:
- the LOC124796097 gene encoding leucine-rich repeat extensin-like protein 2: MAAAVATRVVLACCLCAVLFSCSLPTVSGAWPWEVGLLKNKTTTTEATPSKSSTLTTGAPSTTTSTPPTPESTPRPRSRPRSNSKKHHRLHTSTTPQPTTKDYTIDTTTTTEAPPPSVPQVVVQTDPQLFASVQPQLPAVPPPEMSPIVIVEPDSYADASRAYRSMYEQPYGSMYPPPMSYAPPVPYYSPPPPPPLARYPSPYDPYAFGGYPSYQWPAIEPSYLRPYRSYPFAPMPSLQSYPIDYSPYPWWQPQVQGMMVGADGSAAPAIQGGCTSEPKRDREELTPALKDAPVDQKVEEPSPTYVSLLPSYTAKVDSLATPTSTREGSNVKVEKPFIVEEKAEQPNIAPGNNAYGMVDTVGKENHILRNNPYQPAPPSSYWPGYYEQNQWPQWNQWQQWPGSQQSQYPYSVGPQQPSVVQSQKRQAPFYGWGGRQYA, encoded by the coding sequence tgtccgGAGCATGGCCTTGGGAAGTGGGTCTGCTGAAGAACAAGACAACAACAACCGAGGCTACGCCGTCCAAAAGTTCAACTTTAACGACGGGCGCACCAAGCACGACGACTTCCACACCGCCCACCCCAGAGTCAACGCCTCGTCCTCGGTCTCGCCCCAGGAGCAACTCTAAGAAGCATCATCGCCTCCACACATCCACAACTCCGCAACCGACAACAAAGGACTACACCATTGACACGACTACCACCACCGAAGCGCCCCCGCCTTCCGTCCCACAAGTCGTTGTCCAAACGGATCCCCAACTCTTTGCTTCTGTCCAGCCTCAACTCCCAGCGGTCCCTCCACCCGAAATGTCACCCATAGTTATCGTCGAGCCTGACTCCTATGCCGATGCTAGCCGTGCTTACCGCTCCATGTACGAACAACCATACGGCAGCATGTATCCACCTCCAATGTCGTACGCACCTCCAGTTCCATACTATTCTCCTCCACCGCCACCGCCGCTGGCGCGATATCCCTCCCCGTATGACCCCTACGCATTCGGAGGGTATCCCAGCTATCAGTGGCCAGCGATCGAACCATCCTACCTGCGGCCTTATCGCTCATACCCCTTTGCACCTATGCCCTCTCTACAGAGCTATCCAATTGACTACTCGCCATACCCATGGTGGCAGCCTCAGGTTCAGGGGATGATGGTAGGTGCAGATGGCTCAGCTGCACCAGCCATCCAAGGTGGATGCACCTCAGAGCCAAAACGTGACCGCGAAGAGTTGACACCTGCACTAAAGGACGCGCCAGTGGACCAGAAGGTTGAGGAACCTTCCCCAACATACGTCAGTCTCCTGCCCAGCTACACTGCCAAAGTGGATTCACTTGCCACCCCAACGAGCACGAGAGAGGGGAGCAATGTGAAGGTAGAAAAGCCTTTCATTGTGGAGGAAAAGGCAGAGCAACCTAACATTGCCCCAGGAAATAATGCTTATGGCATGGTTGATACTGTTGGGAAGGAGAACCACATTCTGAGAAACAATCCTTACCAGCCAGCGCCACCGAGTTCATATTGGCCCGGATACTACGAGCAGAATCAGTGGCCACAGTGGAATCAGTGGCAGCAGTGGCCGGGTTCTCAGCAGTCCCAGTATCCGTACAGTGTGGGACCACAGCAGCCATCAGTAGTGCAGTCCCAGAAAAGACAGGCTCCATTCTATGGGTGGGGAGGACGGCAGTACGCGTAA